In Candidatus Hydrogenedentota bacterium, the following proteins share a genomic window:
- a CDS encoding DEAD/DEAH box helicase encodes MTDHKPVIVQSDRSILLETDGPAFAEARDCLAAFAELVKSPEHIHTYQITPLSLWNAAAAGMSARDVLEGLDAYSKYDIPQNITAEVEEQIGRYGRLKLYKEPDTEQLVIESEDSLLIMEILNQKSVQPYVTGSPDMKRIFVKPADRGNVKCALTKLGFPVEDLAGYADGAPLDVELREACLSGRSFDLRKYQRESVDAFYAGGSNRGGSGVVVLPCGAGKTVVAIGTLATVKTHTLILTTNTVALRQWKSELIDKTTLTEDEIGEYSGETKTIKPVTLATYQVLTYRKSKDGPFLHFDLFDKGQWGLVIYDEVHLLPAPVFRATASLQARRRLGLTATLVREDAREDDVFSLIGPKKYDVPWKVLEKQGWIATAICTEIRIRLPEHERYNYAISPKRTKFRIASCNPEKIRMCELLIKRHADDNVLIIGQYLDQLKELSKEFDAPIITGKTPNGEREKLYQAFRTGEVKLLIVSKVANFAIDLPDANVAIQVSGTFGSRQEEAQRLGRILRPKSDENVVARFYSLVSRDTCDQDYSVKRQLFLTEQGYRYEIRTEEQLTVDG; translated from the coding sequence ATGACCGACCACAAGCCCGTTATTGTTCAATCCGACCGATCCATCCTGCTCGAGACCGATGGGCCCGCGTTTGCGGAGGCCCGGGACTGCCTGGCGGCGTTCGCGGAGCTCGTTAAGTCGCCGGAGCACATTCACACGTACCAGATCACGCCGCTTTCGCTGTGGAACGCGGCGGCGGCGGGGATGTCGGCGCGGGACGTGCTGGAGGGGCTGGACGCGTACAGCAAATATGACATTCCGCAGAACATCACGGCGGAGGTGGAGGAACAGATCGGGCGCTACGGGCGGCTGAAGCTGTACAAGGAGCCGGACACCGAGCAGCTGGTGATCGAATCCGAGGATTCCCTGCTGATCATGGAAATCCTCAACCAGAAATCGGTGCAGCCGTATGTGACGGGATCGCCGGACATGAAGCGCATCTTCGTGAAGCCGGCGGATCGGGGCAACGTGAAGTGCGCGCTGACGAAGCTGGGCTTTCCGGTGGAGGATCTGGCGGGCTACGCGGATGGCGCGCCGCTCGACGTGGAATTGCGGGAGGCCTGCCTCTCCGGGCGTTCGTTTGACCTGCGCAAGTACCAGCGGGAGTCCGTGGATGCGTTCTACGCGGGCGGTTCGAACCGGGGCGGGAGCGGGGTGGTGGTGTTGCCGTGCGGCGCGGGGAAGACGGTGGTGGCGATCGGCACGCTGGCGACGGTGAAGACGCACACGCTTATCCTGACGACGAACACGGTGGCGCTCCGGCAGTGGAAGAGCGAACTGATCGACAAGACCACGCTGACGGAAGACGAGATTGGCGAGTACAGCGGCGAGACCAAGACGATCAAACCGGTGACGCTGGCGACGTACCAGGTGCTGACGTACCGGAAGAGCAAGGACGGCCCGTTTCTCCATTTCGATCTGTTCGACAAGGGGCAGTGGGGCCTGGTGATCTACGACGAGGTGCACCTGTTGCCGGCGCCGGTGTTCCGCGCGACGGCCTCGTTGCAGGCCCGCCGCCGCCTGGGCCTGACGGCGACGCTGGTGCGGGAGGATGCGCGCGAGGATGATGTCTTCAGCCTGATCGGGCCGAAGAAGTATGACGTGCCGTGGAAGGTGCTGGAGAAGCAGGGCTGGATCGCGACGGCGATCTGCACGGAGATCCGCATTCGCCTGCCGGAGCATGAGCGGTACAACTACGCGATCTCGCCGAAGCGGACGAAGTTCCGGATCGCGTCGTGCAACCCGGAGAAGATCCGGATGTGCGAGTTGCTGATCAAGCGCCATGCAGACGACAACGTGCTGATCATCGGGCAGTATCTGGACCAGCTCAAGGAGTTGTCGAAGGAGTTTGACGCGCCCATTATTACGGGCAAGACGCCGAATGGCGAGCGGGAAAAACTGTATCAGGCGTTTCGCACGGGCGAGGTGAAGCTGCTGATCGTCTCGAAAGTGGCCAATTTCGCGATCGACCTGCCCGACGCGAATGTGGCGATCCAGGTGTCGGGGACCTTCGGCAGCCGCCAGGAGGAGGCGCAGCGGCTGGGTCGTATCCTGCGGCCGAAGAGCGACGAGAATGTGGTGGCGCGGTTCTACTCGCTGGTGTCGCGGGATACGTGCGACCAGGATTATTCGGTGAAGCGGCAGCTGTTTCTGACGGAGCAGGGGTATCGGTATGAGATCCGGACGGAGGAGCAGTTGACAGTTGATGGTTAG